One genomic segment of Gossypium arboreum isolate Shixiya-1 chromosome 3, ASM2569848v2, whole genome shotgun sequence includes these proteins:
- the LOC108454070 gene encoding proteasome subunit beta type-3-A-like has protein sequence MSIFEYNGSALIAMVGKNCFAIASDRRLGVQLQTIATDFQRIYKVHDRLFLGLSGLATDAQTLYQRLVFRHKLYQLREERDMKPETFANLVSAILYEKRFGPYFCQPVIAGLGDEDKPFICTMDSIGAKELAKDFVVAGTASESLYGACESMFKEGMEPEELFETVSQALLSSVDRDCLSGWGGHVYVVTPTEVKERILKGRMD, from the exons ATGTCG ATCTTCGAATACAACGGGAGTGCCCTAATAGCCATGGTAGGCAAGAACTGCTTCGCCATTGCCAGCGATCGGAGACTTGGAGTTCAACTCCAAACTATCGCCACCGATTTCCAGAGGATTTATAAAGTCCACGATCGCCTCTTCCTCGGTCTCTCCGGCCTCGCCACCGATGCTCAAACCTT GTATCAAAGGCTTGTCTTTCGGCACAAACTGTATCAGCTAAGAGAAGAAAGAGACATGAAACCTGAGACTTTTGCTAACCTTGTTTCTGCGATTCTTTACGAGAAAAG GTTTGGTCCATACTTCTGCCAACCTGTAATTGCTGGATTAGGAGATGAAGACAAGCCCTTCATTTGCACCATGGATTCCATCGGAGCCAA GGAGCTTGCGAAAGATTTTGTTGTAGCTGGCACTGCCTCGGAGTCTCTCTATGGTGCCTGTGAATCAATGTTCAAGGAGGGCATg GAACCTGAGGAATTGTTTGAGACGGTTTCCCAAGCTCTCCTTTCATCAGTAGATCGCGACTGTCTGAGTGGTTGGGGAGGACATGTCTATGTTGT GACGCCTACGGAAGTAAAGGAAAGGATCTTGAAGGGAAGGATGGATTGA